The Pseudomonas sp. GD03919 region GCGGGCTGTTGTACTTGATCGCATTGGACAGCAAGTTGAGCAGAATCTGTCGCACCCGACGTGGGTCGCCCTGCACGAACAAGGGCGGCACGGCGGCCTCCATCACCTGCAATTGCAGGTGCTTCTGCTGAACTTCGGGCTGTACCAGCTCAGCACAGCCCTTGAGCAGCGCGCCGATTTCGATGGGTTGCAGTTGCAACTGCTGACGCCGACTTTCGATGCTCGACAGATCGAGGATGTCATCGACCAGCAACGTGAGATGGCGGCTGGCACTGACGATCTCGCGCGCGTAATCGTTCTCCAGCCTGGCGTCCTGCTTGTCCTGTAGCTCCATCTCGATCAACTGCGCGAAGCCATGGATGGCATTGAGCGGCGTGCGCAGCTCATGGCTCATACTCGACAGGAAGCGACTCTTGGCCTGACTGGCGGCGTGTGCTTCCAGGCTGGCATGACGCAATTCCTCCTGCACCTGCTTGAGGCGGGTGATATCGACATGCGTACCAGCGATACGCAGCGGCCAACCACTTTCATCGCGCGTCAGCACCTTGCCTCGAGTGAGCAGCCACAGATATTGCCCATGACAGTCGAGATAGCGGTATTCGGCATCGAAGAACTCTTCTCTGCTGTCAGCGAACAGCTTGCGCAGGTGGCGTAGACGCTCCACATCATCCGGATGCACACGCTGATTGAACTCACTCAACGTCAGGTGCCTGGCCCCAAGCCCGAACCGCCGCACGAAGCGCTCGCTGAGGTCGATGGTCAGATCACGGGTATCGACCTGCCAGAGGCTTTCAGTGGTGCTCTCCAGCACCAGTTGCAGGATGCTCTGAGCTTCCTGGCGTTCCTGTTCGCTGGCCTGCAGCTGTTTGCCCGCCTGCTGTACGGCCTCTGCCAGACGGCTGACCTCGGTGATATGGCTGTCTGGAACAGCAGGCAGATATCGGCCCTGGCCGAGGCTGGTCGCCATATCGACAACGCCATCGATGGGGCGCGCCAGTTGTTCGCTCAGCTTGCGTGAGCGCAGCCACATCAGGCCGAAGAACAACAGATAGAACGCTGACAGCCCGGCAATCAACAGGTAACCGATCTGCATGTAGCGCTCGGCCAACTGATTGGTGTCATGGAAGATCTGCTCTTCATCCACCACCAGCAGCAGACGCCAGCCGGTCTGCGGAATCTCACTCCAGGCGACCAATTGATTACGCCCGCCGTGCTGCACTTCCTGCACGCCGCCATCGCCCTGCTTCATCGCCTGCAGCAACACGGTCATGTCCTGATGCTTGGCCAGGTTGAAATCTTCCGGCTTAAGAACCTCGCGACGCACAGCCTCTGCGTAGGAATACTGGGTCAGCTCACGCAGCCCGAAGTCCTGCTCCCCCGCCTTGGGCAACGCCATGATGTCGTGGTCCTGGCTGACCAGCATCGCGTAGCCCTGCCATGGCACGTTGAGCTCGGCAATCTTGCCCAGCAGCTGGCCCACGGTCACGTCGAGGCCGACCACGCCCTCGAGAAAATCACCGCGGTACACCGGAGCGATGGCCGACATCATCCAGCCAAGGCCCGCCGGGTCGAGGTACACCTCGGTCCACATCACCTTACGTTCGGGGTTGTGCTTGGCGTCGGCCAGGTAATAGAAGTTGTAATCGGGTATCACCATGTCATGGGGATACTGCGCGGGCGTATCGAACCAGGGATAGATACGGTTGTAACTGTCCCAGGTATTGAAATACAGCGCCGCCACCAACGGGTTGGCCTGCTGGATCGAGCGCATCAGCGGATCGAGTTGCGACAGCCGCATGGCCTTGGCGTGATCCTGCTGCGCCAGCGGCGTACTGTTGGCATAAAAGGATGCTGCGCGCCCGTCATCGCTGCGGGTATAGAACACGCCACTGTCCGTGACTGCGTGGCGCTGATGCTCGAGCTCATCAGCCTGGAAGCGCGTATCGAGCAACGCCTCGTACGCGGCCTCACGATAAACATGCACCAGCGACTCGATGGAGCGCAGGCGCCCATCGATGATCTGTCCTTCACGTTGCGCGGCACTGGCCAGATCCTTGACTGCCGTTTCCTGCAAGTGTTCGATCTGCGCATCACGAATCGCCTGATTGCTCAGCAGATACACCGCGATCAGCACCGACTCCACCAGAATCAGCGGTATGAGCGCACTTTGCACAAACGCCCGCCAGATCCACTGACGCAGAGGGTAGCGGCTAGAACTCGGCATTGAGGCTCCTTCCGGGGGCAAGCGCAGACAGACGCAGAGCGCCATCATAGCGCCCTGCGATGGAATCCGCAGTCGACGCAGAGGAACCTTTGCCGTAAACTCCAGTCCTATCCGTAACCGCAAAGCTTTGGGGCCGATTAGGATTCGACGCCGGTAGCGAAGCTCGAGGTGCATGCCGACTTGGTAACAGAAGTCGTAAATCAACTGTTGCAACTTTCTATAGTTGCCAATGACGAAAACTACGAGGGCTACGCTCTCGCTGCGTAAGCGGCGCGACTAGTCCTTCTGGTAGCTTCGGCTCCAGCGATCACTAGGGGATGCCTGTAAACCTGAAGTGATTGTCATGCAGAACAGGATCGCCGCGTAGTACGTTGTGGACGAAGCGGCTAAAACTTACACAACTCGCCCAATGCACCCTGCCCGTCGGGCGGCTGAGGGTTAACTCAATAGACACGGCTAAGCATGTAGTACCAACAGTGGAGAACTGGCGGACGGGGGTTCAAATCCCCCCGGCTCCACCAAACACCCTTCCCAGGAAGACCCAGAAAAGCCGTAAAGCCTAGAGAAATCAAAGCTTTACGGCTTTTTTATTACCCGCATTGTCCCACCTGATCCCGGGGCATCCCACGGTTGACGGGGGCATATATGGGGGCATAAAACACTCTTCAGCTCGCTCGGAGAGGATGTGCCCCCAATGCCCCTGAAAGACACCAACTGTCGCAACGCCAAGCCTCAGGACAAGCCATACCGCCTGTATGACGAACAGGGCCTGTACCTGGAAGTACAGCCCAACGGAGGCCGTTATTGGCGATTGAAGTACCGTTTTCTGGGAAAGGAAAAGCGCCTAGCGCTTGGCGTTTACCCCGAGGTCGGCTTGCAGGAAGCTCGACGAAAACGCGATGACGCTCGTGCCCAGCTTGCCGGCGGTCAAGACCCTTCACTGCAACGGCGTATTACCAAGGTGGTCAGCCAGCTCGACCACCAACACACCTTCGAATCGGTCGCGACGCAATGGCTCACTATTCGGGAGGGTTCTTGGGACCCGGAGTACACCCGCACGGTTAGGCAGCGCCTTGAACTCAATGCTTACCCTTGGCTGGGGAAACTTCCGATTAGCAGCATCAGCACCCCCATGCTGGTCGAAAATCTTCAACGTATCATCAAGCGCGGCGCATCAGAGACGGCGCGCCGTGTAGCGCAGATCTACAAACAGATTTTCGAATTTGCCGAGGCTGCAGGCATCACACCACCCAACCAGATTGGGAATCTGTCGCGCACGCTCCCAGCCAAGAGGGTAAAACACTTTTCAGCTGTGACCGATCCAGAAAAACTCGGCGAATTGCTAAAAGCCTTGGATAGCTACACAGGTACTTTGCCTGTTTGCTGTGCGCTAAAACTGGCACCTCTTCTATTCTGCAGACCTGGCGACCTACGACACATGGAATGGTCTGAACTCAACCTGGATGGCGGCGAATGGATCATTCCCGGGCATAAAATGAAAGGCCTCACGACCACCAGGCTGGATCGACCAGATCATCTGGTTCCACTCAGCCGGCAGGCGGTTTCCGTGCTACGCGAACTGCAACCACTGACTGGCAAGCACCGTTATGTTTTCCCATCAGCCCGGGGCGGTGATAGGCCGATGTCCAATAATGCAGTCCTCAGCGCCCTACGCCGTATGGACATCGGCAGCGACGAGATGACAGGGCATGGCTTTCGAGCGACAGCCAGAACCATCGGCGCAGAGGTGCTGGGGTTTCGCCCCGACCTTCTGGAGCACCAACTGGCACACACAGTCAAAAACCCGCTGGGACGAGCGTACGACCGAACCTCGTTTCTGCCTGAACGCCGCGACATGATGCAGCGTTGGTCGGACTACCTGGATGCAATAAAGGCCTGAATCGGCCTCGACCAGCGACAACGGTCTCCCAGGTTGGGGGTTGCACATCGCAGCATGATGATGCTATAAAAATCCCACGGGCGTTCATTGGACGTCACGGCA contains the following coding sequences:
- a CDS encoding tyrosine-type recombinase/integrase; this translates as MPLKDTNCRNAKPQDKPYRLYDEQGLYLEVQPNGGRYWRLKYRFLGKEKRLALGVYPEVGLQEARRKRDDARAQLAGGQDPSLQRRITKVVSQLDHQHTFESVATQWLTIREGSWDPEYTRTVRQRLELNAYPWLGKLPISSISTPMLVENLQRIIKRGASETARRVAQIYKQIFEFAEAAGITPPNQIGNLSRTLPAKRVKHFSAVTDPEKLGELLKALDSYTGTLPVCCALKLAPLLFCRPGDLRHMEWSELNLDGGEWIIPGHKMKGLTTTRLDRPDHLVPLSRQAVSVLRELQPLTGKHRYVFPSARGGDRPMSNNAVLSALRRMDIGSDEMTGHGFRATARTIGAEVLGFRPDLLEHQLAHTVKNPLGRAYDRTSFLPERRDMMQRWSDYLDAIKA
- a CDS encoding ATP-binding protein, whose protein sequence is MPSSSRYPLRQWIWRAFVQSALIPLILVESVLIAVYLLSNQAIRDAQIEHLQETAVKDLASAAQREGQIIDGRLRSIESLVHVYREAAYEALLDTRFQADELEHQRHAVTDSGVFYTRSDDGRAASFYANSTPLAQQDHAKAMRLSQLDPLMRSIQQANPLVAALYFNTWDSYNRIYPWFDTPAQYPHDMVIPDYNFYYLADAKHNPERKVMWTEVYLDPAGLGWMMSAIAPVYRGDFLEGVVGLDVTVGQLLGKIAELNVPWQGYAMLVSQDHDIMALPKAGEQDFGLRELTQYSYAEAVRREVLKPEDFNLAKHQDMTVLLQAMKQGDGGVQEVQHGGRNQLVAWSEIPQTGWRLLLVVDEEQIFHDTNQLAERYMQIGYLLIAGLSAFYLLFFGLMWLRSRKLSEQLARPIDGVVDMATSLGQGRYLPAVPDSHITEVSRLAEAVQQAGKQLQASEQERQEAQSILQLVLESTTESLWQVDTRDLTIDLSERFVRRFGLGARHLTLSEFNQRVHPDDVERLRHLRKLFADSREEFFDAEYRYLDCHGQYLWLLTRGKVLTRDESGWPLRIAGTHVDITRLKQVQEELRHASLEAHAASQAKSRFLSSMSHELRTPLNAIHGFAQLIEMELQDKQDARLENDYAREIVSASRHLTLLVDDILDLSSIESRRQQLQLQPIEIGALLKGCAELVQPEVQQKHLQLQVMEAAVPPLFVQGDPRRVRQILLNLLSNAIKYNSPRGMIRMGYEVRADGVRLWVDDTGPGLSSEQQAQLFQPFQRLGRESSNIPGTGIGLVLCRELATLMNGEIGVRSEPGVGSRFWLDIPSAASPDGQADEAAEAPAQAVKSLVQVLCVEDHPACMKILQASLRGFAEVRGVGSCQRVLAELQDSEPALVLLDIDLPDGNGLDILDAMRAEPRLRDVPVMVISAVADDRLFEDARSRGASACLSKPVDLQEVRQVALGLLYSGY